TGGCATATTCTCTTGTCCACCGAACTGCCCCGGACCATGGGCAACTCCCAGGTGGTAAAGTTCTTTAGTTCCGGTTGCTGCAGAAGTTTTAGTTTCACAGGAGTCATGATTTCGGGTTCCAAGATCTCATCCGTGGCTATCGGCTCCTCGGGATCGAGGGGAACTTTAGCCAGGAGCAACTTTCTCTGACCCACCAGCTCATCCGTGATCATGAGTCTCGCCAGAGCGCCCTGTTGACCCGCGTAAATTCCACTGCCACTTATTCCACCCTGCGGAAGACTTCCTCCGGAGGCCAGAAGGTTCACCCGATTGGCCCACGCCCAGCCCTGCTGAAATTGAGAGGCTGCCAAGAAAGCGATTGATATAAttctattaaattatatattactattattattaacctGTGAGGAAAGGCAGCTCCGAGTTGAACATTTTGGTGACAATCACATGGCGGATGCCCAGTTGCTCCACCAAATCCTGAGCCGGCGTATAAAAGAGCATATCAAAGCAGATGAAATGACCGAAGGTCACATTGAAATCCGTTGTAAAGGTGGCTATTTCAGGGGATTCAGTTCGATTGGTGGATGGTTCTAAGTAAAGATTCCATTTCCTATAGCGTGATATCACCGCTCCTTGTCTATCGAACACTACGTTGGTATTGTGAATCGAATAGCCACGACTGGAACATGTCTCATCCGAAGTACACTGCTCCGAAACACGCTCCTTGACATTGACCACCAAATAGGTGCCATATTCCCTGGCGGCACAGGCCAAAGATCTTAGGAATGGTGCTATTTCCGGATCATCATCTCCCTGTTCTTCACACAAACTTTGCTCCGTAAATTTCGGCACCGCTGTCAGGGTAATCACACTATTTAGTGTGGCCTCCGGAAAGACTATGATGTCCGTAGTGCCATTGCCAGATGCCATGATCTCCAGATAACCAGCCAGATTCGCTTGCAACAGCTGTTCCGAAGTGCCGCCCATAAACGTTGGCCTATATTCCACTACACCAGCTATATAGAATTTATTCTCAACGGAATTATCATCAGTCAAAACCAAAGTAAAACTGATGAGCCAGAGAAATCGACGGAGGAATACAGCCATGATGTTTATAGTTCAACGATCGCAAACCGACTAATCCCAACCGGTTTTCCACCTATCATACTTGCTTtgtatacacatatatatatatatatatatatatatgcatttatatttCCCACGGCATATCAAGTCTCGCCTGATTTACTATCTAATCGCTTTAATCGGTAATCAGTATGGTCAAGTCAGCAGATTTGTGCGTGCAACGATTTTTGAGCAACTAAAGTAGATTTTTAGGCtcttttggaaaatattcaTCAGCTTGGTAGATGCCTCCAAACTAAATtctaaaatttataaatgcatCATTTATATTTTCGGATTTTTATAGCCGCATTCCAATTGCTCTTCTGCTGTTCCCACTCCAAAAGTGCACTCATTATTGTAGTAATTTCCATAAATGCCAAAGGTCAAAAGGTGCTTGACCTCTAGGGATTTCCTCAATGCAAAACGCACTTGGTGACTGTAAAGAACATGGAATTAATTGGTTTCTATATTTTTAAGATACCAACCCACCTCTCCTCGGAGATCCGTTTTTGTGACCACTCGAATTGTTTGGGCTCCAGAGGCAGAAGATTATCGAGC
The DNA window shown above is from Drosophila melanogaster chromosome X and carries:
- the CG32750 gene encoding uncharacterized protein, producing the protein MAVFLRRFLWLISFTLVLTDDNSVENKFYIAGVVEYRPTFMGGTSEQLLQANLAGYLEIMASGNGTTDIIVFPEATLNSVITLTAVPKFTEQSLCEEQGDDDPEIAPFLRSLACAAREYGTYLVVNVKERVSEQCTSDETCSSRGYSIHNTNVVFDRQGAVISRYRKWNLYLEPSTNRTESPEIATFTTDFNVTFGHFICFDMLFYTPAQDLVEQLGIRHVIVTKMFNSELPFLTASQFQQGWAWANRVNLLASGGSLPQGGISGSGIYAGQQGALARLMITDELVGQRKLLLAKVPLDPEEPIATDEILEPEIMTPVKLKLLQQPELKNFTTWELPMVRGSSVDKRICQEDLCCEFRVTWTLEDTQPEYNYRLGVWVGQRRYEEEQYSAIRLCGLFACKGASVESCGLVSEEEVHLQDHRVVFTDLQILGEFVRRPRRLILPSTLSSSSFYALQPSQLAWSMEELANVTRIKMELRQPHSQLMTFAIYGNYFDEYANGGAGRLGTLLFLLITPLIMMHLFRE